DNA from Agathobaculum sp. NTUH-O15-33:
CTGCTTATGGATCTGCTGCTGTACCATTCCTCCACCGAGAATAAGATGGTCTCGCTCGATGAGTATATCTCCCGCATGAAAGAGGAGCAGAAGTATATTTATTACGCCTGCGGCGAAACGGTCGAAAAGATCAAGCTGCTGCCCGCGATGGAAACGCTTGCCGACAAGGGCATCGAAGTGCTCTGCTTGCACCATGATATCGATGAATTTTGCATCAAGATGATGGCAAGCTATAAGGAGAAGGAATTTAAGTCCATCACCGACGCGGATCTGGGCCTTGAGAGCGAGGACGAGAAGGAAGAGATCAAAAAGCTTTCCGAGGAAAACGCGCCGCTGCTCACCAAGCTCAGTGAAACGCTGACCGGCAAGGTGAAAAAGGTAGAACTGACCGGCCGGCTCAAGAGCCACCCGTGCTGCCTGCGCGCCGAAGGCCCGGTCACGCTGGAAATGGAAAAGGTACTCAACCAGCAGGCCATGGACGACAGCCAGCGCGTACATGCCGAACGCGTGCTGGAACTGAACGCCGAGCACCCGATCTTTAAAAAGCTGTGCGACTTGCAGCAGCAGGGCTCGGATGAGATAAACGCCTATGCCGATATCCTGTACACACAGGCGCTGCTGATCGAGGGCATGCCGGTGGATGATCCGGTGGCCTACGCGAACGCGGTCTGCGCGCTGCTCGCCAAGTAACAAAAGGGAGAAGGGCCCATGCAAAAGCTGCTGTTTATCGTCAATCCGCACGCCGGACGCGGCGAGATCGTCAATAAGGCGGTCGATTGCGTCAGCGTGTTTCAAAACGCGGGCTATGATGTGACGATCTATGTTACGCAAAACGCGCGCGACGCGACCGCGGTGGTGCGGGCCCGCGCCGGCGAATTCGACCGGATCGTGTGCGCCGGCGGAGACGGCACGCTCAACGAAGTCGTCACCGGCCTGATGCAGACCGACCTGCGGCCCATTCTCGGCTATATCCCGGCGGGCACGACAAACGATTTTGCTTCCAGCCTGAGTATTCCCAAAAACCAGCTGGAGGCGGCGCAGACAGCGGTGGGCGCATCGCTGCACGCCATCGATATCGGCCGCTTTAACGAGCGCTATTTCAACTATATCGCCGCCTTCGGCGTATTTACCGAGGTTTCCTATGCCACGCCGCAGCAAAGCAAAAATATATTTGGCAGGGCGGCCTATATTTTCGAGGGCGTTAAATCGCTGACCAGTATCAAGGAGCACCACATCGCGGTCGAGTGCAGCGAGGTCGAGGAGGAGGACGACTATATCTATGGTATGGTCACCAACTCGGTGCAGGTGGGCGGCTTCAAGACGATCACGCCGGAAAGCGTGCGTCTGGATGATGGGCTCTATGAAGTGCTGCTTGTCTATCCCGTTTACAACCCCATGGAATTGCAGTGGCTGGTTAACGATCTGCTGACGCGCAACGAGGATTCCTCTAGGTTTCGCTATTTCCGCACCTCTCATATCCGTTTTTCCTCGCCGGAAGAGGTGCCGTGGACGCTGGACGGAGAGTTTGGCGGCGCGACCCGGCACGCGGAGATCGATAACAATCCGCGGGCCATCACTTTTACGACCGGTTAAACAGACGAAGAGCCGTCAGAATCGTGGTAAACACGCTTCTGGCGGCTCTTGCATGCTGGAAATCGCTCAGAAATGGCTACGGCCGTTTCTTAGCAGCACTTCTTCTCGAAAGAGAGGCAGTCGGTGCACTGGTCAACGGTGGGGTTGGCCTCGTGCGTACCAACGGTGATGCAATCGAGAGCGCAGTACTCGGCACAGTTGCTGTGGTTGGCACACTGATCGACAGTGCAGCGAATGGACTTGTTGCAGTTAGACTTATCCATGAGAAAAGACCTCCTTTTTTGATTTCGAGAATAGTGTTGCCGCAGCGCTCCGGATTTATGCATTGACAAAAAACCGGAAACAAGCTATACTTTTTCCATGGACAAATCTTTCTCGAAAGCGTATGCTGACGGGCGAGCGATCCAAACTAACCGACATGATCTGCTGTCAAAGATTCATTCTGCGATGAAAGAACGGAAAATAAGCGTTTGACGTCCTGTATCGCAAGATACAGGACATTTTTTGCGCAAAAGAAGGAGAGCTTTTTATGGAAAACCGCATTGCGATACTGGGTATTATCGTAGAGGACAGAGATGCGAGCTATCAGGTGAATGAGCTGCTGCACGCTTATGGCGACCAGATCATCGGCCGCATGGGCGTTCCGCACCACGACCATTGCTGCTCCATCATCACCATTGTGATGGATTGCCCGGCCGATACCATCAACGCGCTGTGCGGCAAGCTGGGCCGTTTACAGCATGTGCAGGTCAAGTCAATGCTTGCAAAATAAGGAGAAATTCATGAAAAAACACTGGATACGGCTGCTTTCGGCCGTTATGGCGCTTTCCTTGCTCGCGGGCTGCGGCGCAAAGCCGCAGCAGGAGCGGCCGGAAGCGCCGGAAAATGTTGCCCCGGGGTATGAAAACGGGCTGATTACCCGTGTATCCGCGCTAAAGGGCCCAACCTCGATGGGGCTGGTCAAGCTGTTGGCGGACGATGAGGCGGCGGAAGTACAGCGCTATGAGGGTGCCATGTACACC
Protein-coding regions in this window:
- a CDS encoding DUF1540 domain-containing protein, yielding MDKSNCNKSIRCTVDQCANHSNCAEYCALDCITVGTHEANPTVDQCTDCLSFEKKCC
- a CDS encoding TM1266 family iron-only hydrogenase system putative regulator translates to MENRIAILGIIVEDRDASYQVNELLHAYGDQIIGRMGVPHHDHCCSIITIVMDCPADTINALCGKLGRLQHVQVKSMLAK
- a CDS encoding diacylglycerol/lipid kinase family protein, giving the protein MQKLLFIVNPHAGRGEIVNKAVDCVSVFQNAGYDVTIYVTQNARDATAVVRARAGEFDRIVCAGGDGTLNEVVTGLMQTDLRPILGYIPAGTTNDFASSLSIPKNQLEAAQTAVGASLHAIDIGRFNERYFNYIAAFGVFTEVSYATPQQSKNIFGRAAYIFEGVKSLTSIKEHHIAVECSEVEEEDDYIYGMVTNSVQVGGFKTITPESVRLDDGLYEVLLVYPVYNPMELQWLVNDLLTRNEDSSRFRYFRTSHIRFSSPEEVPWTLDGEFGGATRHAEIDNNPRAITFTTG